The following coding sequences lie in one Kribbella sp. NBC_00709 genomic window:
- a CDS encoding SDR family oxidoreductase, translated as MRRNILITGASAGLGAEMARQFAAKGHNLALTARRTERLEALQAELAEHYPQVQVVIHSLDVTDHDQVFEVFRKIDAELPLDRIVVNAGLGKGAPLGTGRFDANRDTALTNFVGALAQAEAALDLFRARNAGHLVFISSISGLRGLPKTVTTYAATKAGIASLAEGLRMELLGKPIQVSTIYPGYIRSEMNEHVSNTPLIVDTEPGVRAIVAAIESEKSKAYVPSWPWAPLAQVMRFAPLAVLKRML; from the coding sequence ATGCGACGCAACATCCTGATCACGGGCGCCAGCGCCGGGCTCGGTGCGGAGATGGCCCGGCAGTTCGCCGCGAAGGGCCACAACCTGGCGCTGACCGCACGCCGGACCGAGCGGCTCGAGGCGCTGCAGGCTGAACTGGCCGAACATTATCCACAGGTTCAGGTAGTTATCCACAGCCTGGATGTGACTGATCACGACCAGGTGTTCGAGGTGTTCCGCAAGATCGACGCCGAGCTGCCGCTGGACCGGATCGTGGTGAACGCCGGTCTCGGCAAGGGCGCGCCGCTCGGCACCGGGCGCTTCGACGCGAACCGCGACACCGCGCTGACCAACTTCGTCGGTGCGCTCGCCCAGGCGGAGGCGGCCCTCGACCTGTTCCGCGCCCGGAACGCCGGCCATCTCGTCTTCATCTCGTCGATCTCCGGGCTCCGCGGGCTGCCGAAGACAGTCACGACGTACGCCGCGACGAAGGCGGGGATCGCCTCGCTCGCCGAAGGGCTGCGGATGGAGCTGCTCGGTAAGCCGATCCAGGTCAGCACGATCTACCCCGGGTACATCCGGTCCGAGATGAACGAGCATGTGTCGAACACACCGCTGATCGTCGACACCGAGCCCGGTGTGCGGGCGATCGTCGCCGCGATCGAATCGGAGAAGTCGAAGGCGTACGTGCCGTCGTGGCCGTGGGCGCCGCTGGCTCAGGTGATGCGGTTCGCGCCGCTCGCCGTACTGAAGAGGATGCTGTGA
- a CDS encoding histidine phosphatase family protein — MAVIYLIRHAQASFGARDYDKLSEQGERQAVLLGQALAARGVRPDLVVTGSMSRHLRTAHLALEAAGLPDRAEVDGGFDEFDHEQVILAHKPAYRRRTVMLADLARTGNPQRAFQQMFSAATERWVHQEDGYTESFTAFADRVEAAVRRTAGSLAKGGTAVVFTSGGPITSVVSRLLTGGDGLWLTLNPLTINTAITKVLSGLSGLTMVSHNEHGHLDGTGMISYR; from the coding sequence ATGGCGGTCATCTACCTGATCCGGCACGCCCAGGCATCCTTCGGCGCCCGCGACTACGACAAGCTTTCCGAGCAAGGTGAGCGCCAAGCCGTGCTGCTCGGTCAAGCGCTGGCCGCGCGGGGCGTGCGCCCCGACCTCGTGGTGACGGGGTCGATGTCGCGGCACCTCCGAACGGCGCACCTCGCGCTGGAGGCGGCCGGCCTTCCGGACCGGGCCGAGGTGGACGGGGGCTTCGACGAGTTCGACCATGAGCAGGTGATCCTTGCGCACAAACCGGCGTACCGGCGGCGCACGGTGATGCTCGCGGATCTGGCCCGGACCGGGAATCCGCAGCGCGCGTTCCAGCAGATGTTCAGTGCCGCGACCGAACGCTGGGTGCACCAGGAGGACGGGTACACGGAGAGCTTCACGGCGTTCGCGGACCGCGTCGAGGCCGCCGTACGACGGACCGCGGGGAGCCTTGCGAAGGGTGGAACCGCTGTCGTGTTCACGTCGGGTGGGCCGATCACGTCGGTGGTGAGCCGGCTGCTGACCGGCGGCGACGGGCTGTGGCTCACACTCAATCCGTTGACGATCAACACCGCGATCACCAAGGTGCTGTCCGGGCTGAGCGGACTGACGATGGTCAGCCACAACGAGCACGGACATCTCGACGGCACCGGGATGATTTCCTACAGATAG
- a CDS encoding phosphotransferase family protein has translation MGDGARAVRSEDAFDVPVVDAWLRQRTDLPDGLPEVKQFTGGASNLTYLLRYPGHDLILRRPPAGTKAKSAHDMGREYRIQAGLKPVFRYVPEMVAHCNDDTVIGSEFYVMERVAGTIPGHHELGVDLTPEQARQLGFTLIDTLAELHAVDPSAAGLSDLGRGAGYVERQVTGWSDRYRKAKTWNVPSYERVMAWLAANQPADVRTCVIHNDFRLDNVVLAPDDPLHVVGVLDWELATLGDPLMDLGSALAYWVQADDDWAFRRFRLQPSDVPGMLTRDEIVEYYAKRSGLVADNWAFYEVFGLFRLAVIAQQIYYRYHHKQTRNPRFKNFWLPVNLLERRCRRIIRQA, from the coding sequence ATGGGTGATGGCGCGCGGGCGGTCCGCAGTGAGGATGCCTTCGACGTGCCGGTGGTCGACGCCTGGTTGCGGCAGCGGACGGACCTGCCGGACGGCCTGCCCGAGGTCAAGCAGTTCACCGGCGGCGCGTCCAACCTGACCTATTTGCTGAGGTATCCAGGCCACGATCTGATCCTGCGCCGTCCGCCGGCCGGGACGAAGGCTAAGAGCGCGCACGACATGGGCCGCGAGTACCGCATCCAGGCGGGTCTCAAGCCGGTGTTCCGGTACGTCCCGGAGATGGTTGCCCACTGCAACGACGACACGGTGATCGGTTCCGAGTTCTATGTGATGGAGCGGGTCGCCGGCACGATTCCCGGGCACCACGAGCTAGGCGTCGACCTGACCCCGGAGCAGGCCAGGCAGCTCGGCTTCACGTTGATCGACACGCTCGCCGAGCTGCACGCGGTGGACCCTTCAGCGGCAGGTCTGTCCGACCTGGGCCGCGGCGCGGGGTACGTCGAGCGCCAGGTCACCGGCTGGTCCGACCGGTACCGCAAGGCGAAGACGTGGAACGTGCCCAGCTACGAGCGCGTGATGGCCTGGCTCGCGGCGAACCAGCCGGCCGATGTCCGTACGTGCGTTATCCACAACGACTTCCGCCTCGACAACGTCGTACTCGCGCCGGACGATCCGCTCCACGTGGTCGGCGTCCTGGACTGGGAGCTGGCCACGCTCGGTGATCCGCTGATGGATCTCGGCAGCGCGCTGGCGTACTGGGTGCAGGCCGACGACGACTGGGCGTTCCGCCGGTTCAGGCTGCAGCCGTCCGACGTGCCGGGGATGCTGACGCGCGACGAGATCGTGGAGTACTACGCCAAGCGGTCGGGGCTCGTCGCGGACAACTGGGCGTTCTACGAGGTGTTCGGGTTGTTCCGGCTGGCGGTGATCGCGCAGCAGATCTACTACCGCTACCACCACAAGCAGACCCGGAATCCGCGGTTCAAGAACTTCTGGCTCCCGGTCAACCTGCTCGAGCGGCGCTGTCGCCGCATCATCCGGCAGGCGTAG
- a CDS encoding SDR family oxidoreductase → MSRVLVTGGASGLGAALVAQFVAEGHQVLTTDIGEEGEGTPYLKLDVRRAADWDAAVAWCEQNWGGLDILVNNAGIATGGRIDVETLDEWDRVIDINLMGVVRGCRAFAPLFKRQRSGHIVNTASAAGLVHPPMMSSYNTVKAGVVALSETLSHELHPYGVTVSVVCPSFFRTNLADSIRGADSAMGATARQLIEKSPRSADDIAAAVLAGIKKKQFLIIPDRPAAMAWRTKRFARPLYNRQMRKIAERARQRAEGSNG, encoded by the coding sequence GTGAGCCGGGTCCTCGTCACCGGTGGCGCGAGTGGGCTGGGCGCCGCGCTGGTCGCCCAGTTTGTTGCTGAAGGCCACCAAGTCCTGACCACGGATATCGGCGAAGAAGGCGAGGGCACGCCGTACCTGAAGCTGGACGTGCGCCGCGCAGCGGACTGGGATGCAGCGGTCGCGTGGTGCGAGCAGAACTGGGGCGGGCTGGACATCCTGGTGAACAACGCCGGCATCGCGACCGGCGGCCGGATCGACGTCGAGACGCTGGACGAGTGGGACCGGGTCATCGACATCAACCTGATGGGCGTGGTCCGCGGCTGCCGCGCGTTCGCACCGCTGTTCAAGCGCCAGCGATCTGGTCACATCGTCAACACCGCGTCCGCGGCCGGGCTGGTGCATCCCCCGATGATGAGTTCGTACAACACGGTCAAGGCCGGCGTGGTCGCGCTTTCGGAGACGTTGTCGCACGAGCTCCATCCGTACGGCGTGACCGTGTCGGTGGTCTGCCCGTCGTTCTTCCGGACCAACCTCGCCGACTCGATCCGGGGCGCGGACAGCGCGATGGGGGCGACCGCGCGGCAGCTGATCGAGAAGTCACCGCGGTCCGCGGACGACATCGCGGCCGCCGTACTCGCTGGAATCAAGAAGAAACAGTTCCTCATCATCCCGGACCGGCCGGCCGCGATGGCGTGGCGTACCAAGCGGTTCGCGCGTCCGCTGTACAACCGGCAGATGCGCAAGATCGCGGAGCGGGCACGGCAGCGGGCCGAGGGCTCGAATGGGTGA
- a CDS encoding acyl-CoA dehydrogenase family protein, producing MGFEPSARAQDLVARVDAFLRTEIEPVEAELHTAIRTSGDPWQPQPVIKDLQAKARDAGLWNLFLPPAEPGNEQYGEGLSNLDYAPIAELTGRSFIAPYIFNCNAPDTGNMEVLLRYGTDEQKKQWLEPLLDGTIRSAFCMTEPDVASSDATNMEATAVLDGDEVVINGRKWWSTGVGHPDCQLLIFMGLTDPDAHRYARHTMVLVPRDTPGVKVERLLPAMSRYDEPHGHGEVSFTEVRVPASNILVGPGRAFEIAQGRLGPGRVHHCMRLVGLAEKALELALKRGTSRTAFGKPLVNLGGNRERIADARIAINQARLLVLQTAYLLDTEGLAGALSEVSQIKVAVPRMAQDVIDMAIQLHGGGGLSDDFPLAAAWTSARALRLADGPDEVHRGVIARIELASYLSAVQEGK from the coding sequence ATGGGGTTCGAACCTTCGGCCCGGGCTCAGGATCTGGTCGCGCGGGTGGACGCTTTCCTGCGGACCGAGATCGAGCCGGTCGAGGCGGAGCTGCACACCGCGATCCGTACTTCCGGTGATCCGTGGCAGCCGCAACCGGTGATCAAGGACCTGCAGGCGAAGGCGCGCGACGCCGGCCTGTGGAACCTGTTCCTGCCACCCGCCGAGCCCGGCAACGAGCAGTACGGCGAAGGCTTGAGCAACCTCGACTACGCCCCGATCGCCGAGCTCACCGGCCGGTCGTTCATCGCGCCGTACATCTTCAACTGCAACGCGCCGGACACCGGCAACATGGAGGTCCTGCTCCGCTACGGCACCGACGAGCAGAAGAAGCAGTGGCTGGAGCCGTTGCTGGACGGCACGATCCGGTCCGCGTTCTGCATGACCGAGCCGGATGTCGCGTCCTCCGACGCCACCAACATGGAGGCGACCGCGGTCCTCGACGGCGACGAGGTCGTGATCAACGGCCGCAAATGGTGGAGTACGGGCGTCGGCCACCCGGACTGCCAGCTCCTCATCTTCATGGGTCTGACCGATCCCGACGCCCACCGGTACGCGCGCCACACGATGGTCCTCGTCCCGCGCGACACCCCGGGCGTCAAGGTCGAGCGCCTGCTGCCGGCGATGAGCAGGTACGACGAACCGCACGGACACGGCGAGGTCTCGTTCACCGAGGTCCGCGTGCCGGCGTCGAACATCCTGGTCGGACCGGGCCGGGCGTTCGAGATCGCGCAAGGCCGCCTCGGTCCGGGGCGCGTGCATCACTGCATGCGGCTCGTCGGCCTGGCGGAGAAGGCGCTCGAGCTCGCGCTGAAGCGGGGCACCAGCCGAACTGCGTTCGGCAAGCCGCTGGTGAACCTCGGCGGCAACCGGGAGCGGATCGCCGACGCGCGGATCGCGATCAACCAAGCGCGGTTGCTCGTGCTGCAGACGGCGTACCTGCTGGACACCGAAGGGCTCGCGGGTGCGTTGAGCGAGGTGAGCCAGATCAAGGTCGCCGTACCGCGGATGGCGCAGGACGTCATCGACATGGCGATCCAGCTGCACGGTGGCGGTGGGCTGTCCGACGACTTCCCGCTGGCGGCAGCGTGGACGAGTGCGCGCGCGTTGCGACTGGCCGACGGGCCCGACGAGGTGCATCGTGGGGTGATCGCGAGGATCGAGCTCGCGTCGTACCTGTCTGCTGTTCAGGAGGGCAAGTGA
- a CDS encoding TetR/AcrR family transcriptional regulator, with the protein MDHRLSAEDRKKQLVKVGLMMLRTQPIHELSIDAIAGQAGISRGLLFHYFPSKRDYYVAVISAAGRRLLRVTKPDETLPPEEQLQEMLTQFVAFIERRRTAYISFVRGAAGGDDFAVEVYDETRAGLTKRILTYLGTPDVADEPTSADYLRIHAWLSYTEDLAIEWSGLPEADRPYAADHLVTHAIEALHVLRKL; encoded by the coding sequence ATGGATCACCGACTGTCGGCGGAGGACCGCAAGAAGCAACTGGTCAAAGTCGGCCTGATGATGCTGCGGACCCAACCGATTCACGAACTGTCGATCGATGCCATCGCCGGCCAGGCCGGGATCTCCCGCGGCCTGCTGTTCCACTACTTCCCGAGCAAGCGCGACTACTACGTCGCCGTCATCTCCGCCGCCGGACGCCGCCTGCTCCGCGTCACCAAGCCCGACGAGACGCTCCCGCCGGAAGAGCAGCTCCAGGAGATGCTGACCCAGTTCGTCGCCTTCATCGAGCGGCGTCGTACGGCGTACATCTCCTTCGTGCGAGGCGCTGCCGGCGGGGACGACTTCGCCGTCGAGGTGTACGACGAGACGCGCGCCGGCCTGACCAAGCGCATCCTCACGTACCTGGGCACCCCGGACGTGGCCGACGAACCTACGTCCGCCGACTACCTCCGCATCCACGCGTGGCTGTCGTACACCGAAGACCTCGCAATCGAATGGTCCGGCCTCCCCGAAGCCGACCGCCCGTACGCAGCCGACCACCTGGTAACCCACGCCATCGAAGCCCTCCACGTACTCCGCAAGCTCTAA
- a CDS encoding M81 family metallopeptidase, giving the protein MNLRIGIAGIAIESSTFSPHRAGLADFDVRRGDHLMERYEFLGKDWAQGIEWVPLLHARSLPGGAVLPEVYDDLSAEIISRLEEAGQLDGFFFDIHGAMSVVGRQDAEADLATRIRAVIGPDVLMSASMDLHGNVSRELGTAVDLITCYRMAPHEDAMESRERALRNLVERMRSGLGKPGKAWVQVPVLLPGEKTSTRLEPAKSIYRRVGEIADEPGVLDAAVWVGYAWADEPRCRAAVVVTGDDSSLITTRAAELAAAYWDARDGFEFVAPTGTLQECVSAGLASTARPFLISDSGDNPTAGGAGDTSWTLGQLLTIEELTSGKATAIHASITDPEAVAACVAAGVGNEVEVTAGGKVDNIPSGPVPLSGTVFSLSEDPVGGTVAVIKAGGLHSILTSRRKPYHHIADFTLLGLDPASTDLVIVKIGYLEPELYNLAADWLLALTPGGVDQDLLRLGHHGVLRPLFPFDADMAAPNLTPELLP; this is encoded by the coding sequence ATGAACCTTCGGATCGGCATTGCCGGGATCGCCATCGAGTCCAGTACGTTCTCGCCGCATCGGGCCGGGCTGGCGGATTTCGACGTACGGCGTGGGGACCACCTGATGGAGCGGTACGAGTTCCTCGGGAAGGACTGGGCGCAGGGGATCGAATGGGTCCCGCTGCTGCACGCACGGTCATTGCCGGGTGGCGCCGTACTGCCGGAGGTGTACGACGACCTGTCCGCGGAGATCATCTCCCGCCTCGAAGAAGCCGGTCAGCTGGACGGGTTCTTCTTCGACATCCACGGCGCGATGAGCGTGGTCGGGCGGCAGGACGCGGAGGCAGATCTGGCCACCCGGATCCGGGCCGTGATCGGTCCCGACGTACTGATGTCCGCGTCGATGGACCTGCACGGGAACGTGTCGCGCGAACTCGGTACGGCGGTGGATCTGATCACGTGTTACCGGATGGCGCCGCACGAGGACGCGATGGAGAGCCGTGAGCGGGCGCTGCGCAACCTGGTCGAGCGGATGCGTTCCGGGCTCGGGAAGCCGGGGAAGGCGTGGGTCCAGGTGCCGGTGCTGCTACCGGGCGAGAAGACGTCGACCCGGCTCGAGCCGGCGAAGTCGATCTATCGGCGGGTCGGCGAGATCGCGGACGAACCCGGCGTGCTGGACGCTGCCGTGTGGGTCGGATACGCGTGGGCCGACGAGCCGCGATGCCGGGCTGCCGTGGTGGTCACTGGCGATGATTCTTCTTTGATTACTACGCGCGCTGCCGAGCTGGCTGCTGCTTACTGGGATGCGCGAGACGGGTTCGAGTTCGTTGCGCCGACCGGGACCTTGCAGGAGTGTGTGTCCGCCGGGCTTGCCAGCACCGCGCGTCCGTTCCTGATCAGCGACTCCGGCGACAACCCGACGGCCGGCGGCGCGGGCGACACCTCGTGGACGCTCGGCCAGCTGCTCACCATCGAGGAGCTGACCTCCGGCAAGGCGACCGCGATCCACGCCAGCATCACCGACCCCGAAGCCGTCGCCGCCTGTGTTGCGGCCGGCGTCGGCAACGAGGTCGAGGTCACCGCCGGTGGCAAGGTCGACAACATCCCGTCCGGCCCGGTTCCACTGTCCGGCACCGTCTTCTCCCTCTCCGAGGACCCGGTCGGCGGAACGGTCGCAGTGATCAAGGCCGGCGGCCTCCACTCCATCCTCACCAGCCGCCGCAAGCCGTACCACCACATCGCCGACTTCACCCTGCTGGGCCTCGACCCCGCGTCAACAGACCTCGTCATCGTGAAGATCGGCTACCTGGAACCGGAGCTCTACAACCTGGCCGCCGACTGGCTCCTGGCTCTGACCCCAGGCGGTGTAGACCAAGACCTCCTCCGCCTGGGCCACCACGGGGTACTGCGCCCGCTGTTCCCCTTCGACGCGGACATGGCTGCACCGAACCTGACCCCCGAACTGCTCCCGTAG
- a CDS encoding YciI family protein: MKYLLLAYGDQSGWDTVDVTSPEFIAICKFYEDLAAELTATGELLGTEGLAHPALARTVRRTDGGPVASEGPFAESKEVLASFAIVDCDSHDRAMAIAARIVEAVGDTVEVRPIMAGPEDVRPD; encoded by the coding sequence ATGAAGTACCTGCTTCTCGCGTACGGCGACCAGAGCGGCTGGGACACGGTGGACGTGACGAGCCCCGAGTTCATCGCGATCTGCAAGTTCTACGAGGACCTCGCGGCCGAGCTGACCGCCACCGGCGAGCTACTCGGGACCGAGGGGCTGGCCCACCCGGCGCTCGCTCGGACGGTACGGCGTACCGATGGCGGACCGGTCGCCAGTGAGGGGCCGTTCGCGGAATCCAAGGAGGTACTGGCCAGCTTCGCGATCGTCGACTGCGACAGCCACGACCGGGCGATGGCGATCGCGGCCCGGATCGTCGAGGCGGTCGGCGACACCGTCGAAGTACGGCCCATCATGGCCGGCCCCGAGGACGTCCGGCCGGACTGA
- a CDS encoding RNA polymerase sigma factor has product MEQLLRDLTPQVLGALVRRYGHFETCEDAVQEALLAAAQQWPEQGVPDEPRTWLIRVASRRLIDLLRNEESRRHREDIVRTPDVAPAPVSPADDSLTLLFLCCHPALPIASQIPLTLRAVGGLTTGEIATALLAPEATIGQRISRAKQKLRGQPFRPPEEPAERLAAVLQVLYLIFNEGYTSTAGDELGRVGLAREAIRLARMLRDVLPGDGEVAGLLALMLLTDARRSARTTADGALVPLDEQDRSRWDRAAIREGTELITWAMRTTPLGPYQLQAAIAAVHSEARTADDTDWRQILALYNLLEPLLDGPVVRLNRAVATAMVHGPDAGLRLLDTLSNDERALRGHRFDAVRAHLLELRGDHQQAADAYLSAAKLTTNTSEQRYLRTRATRLRAH; this is encoded by the coding sequence ATGGAGCAGTTGTTGCGCGACCTCACGCCGCAGGTGCTCGGCGCACTGGTACGCCGGTACGGGCACTTCGAGACCTGTGAGGACGCCGTTCAGGAGGCGCTCCTGGCGGCAGCGCAGCAGTGGCCCGAGCAGGGCGTCCCGGATGAGCCGCGCACCTGGCTCATCCGGGTCGCCTCGCGGCGCCTGATCGACCTGCTGCGCAACGAGGAGTCCCGCCGGCACCGGGAAGACATCGTCCGAACGCCTGATGTCGCGCCGGCACCGGTCAGTCCGGCCGACGACTCATTGACTCTTCTGTTCCTCTGCTGCCACCCGGCGCTGCCGATCGCGTCGCAGATCCCTCTGACGCTCCGGGCTGTCGGCGGTCTCACCACCGGCGAGATCGCCACAGCCTTGCTGGCTCCGGAGGCGACGATCGGGCAGCGGATCAGCCGCGCGAAGCAGAAGTTGCGCGGACAGCCGTTCCGGCCGCCCGAGGAGCCCGCGGAGCGACTGGCCGCAGTGCTTCAGGTGCTCTACCTGATCTTCAACGAGGGATACACCAGTACGGCGGGTGACGAGCTCGGCCGGGTCGGACTCGCCCGCGAGGCGATCCGACTGGCCCGGATGCTGCGCGACGTACTGCCCGGCGACGGTGAGGTGGCCGGGCTGCTCGCACTGATGCTGCTGACCGACGCCCGCCGCTCCGCGCGTACGACGGCCGACGGCGCGCTCGTCCCGCTCGACGAGCAGGACCGGTCCCGGTGGGATCGGGCGGCGATCCGCGAGGGCACCGAGTTGATCACCTGGGCTATGCGGACGACGCCGCTCGGGCCGTACCAGTTGCAGGCCGCGATCGCCGCCGTCCACAGCGAGGCGAGGACGGCCGACGACACCGACTGGCGGCAGATCCTTGCCCTGTACAACTTGCTGGAACCGTTGCTGGACGGTCCGGTCGTGCGGCTGAACCGCGCGGTCGCGACCGCGATGGTGCACGGCCCCGACGCCGGACTCCGCCTCCTCGACACCCTGTCGAACGACGAGCGCGCGCTCCGCGGCCACCGCTTCGACGCCGTCCGAGCTCACCTCCTCGAGCTCCGAGGCGATCACCAGCAGGCCGCCGACGCCTACCTGTCGGCAGCCAAACTCACGACGAACACCTCCGAGCAGCGCTATCTCCGCACCCGCGCGACACGCCTCCGCGCGCACTAG
- a CDS encoding LacI family DNA-binding transcriptional regulator, with translation MPRARATVRDVATATGVSIATVSRVLNQVGGVAPETRRLVEQAIEELGLRAPTPRGGTAKPVDGAVYVRCPYMLTDYFGLIVSSIAETLDRHGRQVILNAGEAAQDDPVLPHLASRRDVGGAILILPPEPSADLVRLSSRRFPFVVVDPRTALPGDIPSVSAAHHSGARQLTAHLTALGHSRIGVIAGPREWLAADARLSGHAAALADAGILPDPSLVRHDQPTTTHGYRAAVSLLDLDPRPTALVAFNDKAAIGALQAATERGLSVPGDLSIAGFDDLDLSRASNPQLTTVRQPLQEMGRMAVSLLIRLLDRHALEALHVELATTLIPRASTAPPR, from the coding sequence ATGCCGCGCGCTAGAGCCACCGTGCGCGACGTCGCGACCGCGACCGGAGTGTCGATCGCGACCGTGTCCCGGGTCCTCAACCAGGTGGGCGGGGTGGCGCCCGAAACGCGCCGGCTGGTGGAGCAGGCGATCGAGGAGCTCGGCCTGCGCGCGCCCACCCCCCGCGGCGGTACGGCGAAACCGGTCGACGGCGCCGTCTACGTGCGCTGCCCCTACATGCTCACCGACTACTTCGGCCTGATCGTGTCGTCGATCGCCGAGACCCTGGATCGGCACGGCCGGCAGGTGATCCTCAACGCCGGCGAGGCCGCGCAGGACGATCCCGTCCTGCCGCATCTGGCATCCCGCCGGGACGTCGGCGGCGCCATCCTGATCCTTCCACCGGAACCGAGCGCGGACCTGGTGCGGCTCAGCTCGCGTCGTTTCCCGTTCGTGGTGGTCGATCCACGGACGGCGCTGCCCGGCGACATCCCATCGGTGTCGGCGGCTCACCATTCCGGTGCCCGCCAACTCACGGCCCACCTGACCGCGCTCGGCCACAGCCGCATCGGCGTCATCGCCGGCCCCCGCGAGTGGCTCGCCGCCGACGCCCGCCTGAGCGGCCACGCCGCTGCCCTCGCCGACGCCGGGATCCTCCCCGACCCATCACTCGTCCGCCACGACCAGCCGACCACCACGCACGGCTACCGGGCCGCCGTCTCGCTGCTCGACCTCGATCCGCGCCCGACCGCACTGGTCGCCTTCAACGACAAGGCCGCAATCGGAGCCCTCCAAGCCGCCACCGAACGCGGCCTCTCCGTCCCCGGCGACCTCTCCATCGCAGGCTTCGACGACCTCGACCTCAGCCGCGCAAGCAACCCCCAACTCACGACAGTCCGGCAACCCCTGCAGGAAATGGGCCGAATGGCCGTCAGCCTCCTCATCCGCCTCCTGGACCGCCACGCCCTGGAAGCCCTCCACGTAGAACTGGCCACTACGTTGATCCCCCGCGCCTCCACCGCTCCGCCCCGCTAG